From a region of the Thermomicrobium roseum DSM 5159 genome:
- a CDS encoding flavin reductase family protein: MHANQPQPSDQLIDEPAPMIDPRHFRRTMGRFATGVTVITVARPEGAHGMTANAFLSVSLDPPLVLVSVDRRARMHAYLLEATRYGVSVLARDQERAARHFAGKPQAGYEPVFAWREGVPLLEGAVAQVVCDVWERVPAGDHTLVLGRVRWLDYWEREPLVFFGGDFRCLEVQLHDTSMWWW, from the coding sequence ATGCACGCGAACCAGCCGCAGCCGAGCGATCAGCTGATTGACGAACCAGCCCCGATGATCGATCCCCGGCACTTCCGGCGGACGATGGGTCGGTTCGCGACGGGGGTGACGGTCATTACCGTGGCGCGCCCGGAAGGAGCACACGGGATGACGGCCAATGCCTTTCTGTCCGTCTCGCTCGATCCGCCGCTCGTCCTGGTTTCGGTCGATCGGCGGGCACGGATGCACGCTTATTTGCTCGAAGCCACCCGCTATGGTGTGAGCGTGCTCGCCCGCGACCAGGAGCGGGCGGCGCGGCATTTTGCCGGTAAGCCGCAAGCTGGGTACGAACCGGTCTTCGCCTGGCGGGAGGGAGTACCGCTCCTGGAGGGGGCAGTCGCGCAGGTGGTTTGCGACGTGTGGGAGCGGGTGCCGGCGGGGGACCACACGCTGGTGTTGGGACGCGTGCGCTGGCTGGACTATTGGGAGCGCGAGCCGCTCGTTTTCTTCGGTGGTGACTTCCGCTGCCTGGAGGTTCAGCTGCACGATACCAGCATGTGGTGGTGGTGA
- the dmpG gene encoding 4-hydroxy-2-oxovalerate aldolase, whose protein sequence is MKTLTPPRVTDTTLRDGSHAMRHQFTREQVRAIVAALDEAGVPVIEVTHGDGLAGSSIQYGFSATSELELIEEAAKTAKRAKIAALLLPGIGTRRELSAAIERGIKVVRIATQCTEADISEQHFGMAKEMGLETVGFLMMAHMRPPEFLAEQAALMESYGADCVYIVDSAGAMLPDDVRRRVAALKERLSIQVGFHAHNNLGLAIGNTLAAIEEGADQVDGCLRGLGAGAGNAPTELIAAVLDKLGINPGLDVFKLMDAAEYIVAPIMPYQPIPDRDAITIGYAGVYSTFLLHARHIAAEFGLDPREILVELGRRQAVAGQEDWILDVALDILRRKRAAEGAGDAREPAAAERSAD, encoded by the coding sequence ATGAAGACGCTCACGCCACCGCGCGTGACCGACACGACGCTGCGGGACGGTTCCCATGCCATGCGGCACCAGTTCACGCGGGAGCAAGTGCGGGCCATCGTGGCTGCGCTCGACGAGGCTGGCGTGCCGGTCATCGAAGTCACCCATGGGGACGGACTAGCGGGTAGCTCTATCCAGTACGGCTTTTCGGCGACGAGCGAACTCGAGCTGATCGAAGAAGCGGCGAAGACGGCCAAGCGAGCCAAGATCGCGGCTCTCTTGCTCCCCGGAATCGGCACGCGCAGGGAGCTCTCGGCGGCGATCGAGCGGGGCATCAAGGTCGTCCGCATCGCGACGCAGTGCACCGAGGCCGATATTTCCGAGCAGCACTTCGGGATGGCCAAAGAGATGGGCCTGGAAACGGTCGGCTTCCTCATGATGGCCCACATGCGCCCACCGGAGTTCCTGGCCGAGCAGGCAGCATTGATGGAGTCGTACGGTGCCGACTGCGTCTACATCGTCGACTCCGCCGGCGCGATGTTGCCGGACGATGTCCGGCGCCGGGTCGCTGCGCTCAAGGAGCGACTCTCCATTCAGGTCGGGTTCCATGCGCACAACAACCTCGGGTTGGCGATCGGGAATACACTGGCGGCCATCGAGGAGGGAGCCGATCAGGTGGATGGCTGTTTGCGTGGGCTGGGTGCGGGTGCCGGCAACGCACCCACCGAGCTCATCGCGGCCGTGCTCGACAAGTTGGGGATCAATCCGGGGCTCGATGTCTTCAAGTTGATGGATGCTGCCGAGTACATCGTGGCCCCGATCATGCCGTACCAGCCGATCCCGGATCGGGACGCGATCACGATCGGCTATGCTGGGGTCTATTCGACGTTCCTTCTCCACGCTCGCCATATCGCAGCTGAGTTCGGGCTCGATCCGCGCGAAATCCTGGTCGAACTCGGTCGGCGCCAGGCGGTGGCGGGGCAGGAGGACTGGATCCTGGATGTGGCGCTCGATATCCTGCGCCGCAAGCGCGCAGCCGAAGGAGCGGGCGATGCACGCGAACCAGCCGCAGCCGAGCGATCAGCTGATTGA